The sequence below is a genomic window from Armatimonadota bacterium.
GAGAACCAGCCCGACCTGCCCGTCATCATCATGACCGCCTACGGCACCATTCCGCAGGCCGTCGCCGCCATCCGCAACGGGGCGTACGAGTACGTCACCAAGCCATTCGACTTAGACCAACTGAAGAAGATCGTCGTGAGCGCCCTCGGGGGAGGGGAGACGCTCAAAAAGACGGTCAAGAAAGCGAGCAAGCCAGGTTTGGGTGGGGATCCGTTCCTGGCCGCTTCGCCCGCGATGCAACAAGTCCTCGAGACCGTTCGTCAAGTCGCCGACTCCAAAGCCACCGTCATGATCGGCGGCGAAAGCGGCGTCGGAAAAGAGGTCGTCGCCAACGCTCTGCACACCCTTTCGTCGCGAAGCAAGAAGCCCTTTGTGGCCGTCAGTTGCGCCGCCTTGCCCGAAACGCTCCTGGAAAGCGAACTCTTCGGCTACGAAAAGGGCGCGTTCACCGGAGCAAACGGAAGCAAAGTTGGCCGCTTCGAAGCTGCCAACGAAGGCACCCTTTTCCTCGACGAAATCGGCGAAATTCCGCACCTCGTGCAGGTCAAACTCCTGCGCGTGCTTCAGGAGCGGGAAATCGAGCGATTGGGCAGCACCAAGCCCACCAAAATCGATGTTCGCCTCATCACGGCCACGCACCGGGATTTGCGAGCTGCGGTCGATGCCGGGTCTTTCCGCCTGGACCTTCTGTATCGGCTGCAGGTCGTCGAAATTCTGATTCCGCCGCTCCGCGAGCGAATAGAAGACATCGTGCCACTCGCCGAGCTATTTATGGCCAAATTCGCCGCCGAAAATGGCCGTGATCCGCTCCACTTCGGACCCGAAGCCGTGAAGGCGCTTCACGCCTATCCGTGGCCTGGCAACGTCCGCGAGTTGGAAAACACCATCGAGCGTGCAATGGTACTGGCTCCAGCGGCGTCAAATGAATTGGAAACTCGGCTTCTTCCCGAAAGAATCCAGAAGGCCGCTTAGGACCCCCTAAGAATATTAGGTCTTCAGGTTAAGCCTTTAAGAAGAGCCCTCCAGTTTTCCCCGCCGATGGGTACAATATTAGTGTTCATTGATGAACAAGGACAACTGAACGCTGCTAGAGTTCAGTCCGACAAGCCTAGGACATTGGCTTACAACCAACAGGAGGAACCAAATGGTTGTAAACACGCTCCTAAGAAAGACCTACAAGGTCTTTCCGACGCCGGTTCGTCGAGCAATTAAGCTTGCTCTGCCTCACAAGGCAAAGTCTGAAGCGAAGCCCAAAAGAAGCTTCTTGGATGACGTCGACGCAATCGCGGATTCGATATTAGGACCGCTCTGGAAAGAGTAAAAGAATCGAGCCCCTTTCAAGAGGAGGGGCTCTTCTCATTTTTGGGCTCCGTTTGTGATAGCCTAGCTTCATTCGCATGAAGCGTTTCGGCCAAATCTGCATCGTTCTCGGCATCGCCGCGCCGATCCTGTACTCGTTCATGTGGTTTGGGCTCGGCCTGTTTGGAATCCACGATGGCGGATGGACGTTTTACACGCCGTATTCATCGATGTACGAAGAACCCACGCGAGTGGTCGCTATGCCCATGATGCTCTTCGTCTTCGCCGGAAACTGGCTCACCTTCTATGGCTGGACCCGGCTGGAGTCGGGGCGGCGAACAGCACTAACAATGGTCTTGATCGGCCTCCTGGTGCCGCTTGCTTTAGAACTGATCCCATTTGTGCTGACGCTGGTCAGCAAACCGCTCGGCGAGCCTCCCCAACGGTACCACTACTACTACTCAGCGCCAGAACCTAGGCCATTCAACATCCTAGAACTATTTGGTGAACCTGGGTGGATTGGTCACGTCGTTGGCCTCGTGTTCCTCATGTTGGGGCTATCAATCCGCACCAAAATCAGCTACTCCGATTCGTTGCCACCGACCGACTAGGCTTTTTGATCCCCACGGAACCACCGCCCCAAATAGGACGGCTAAACGTGATACCTCTTCGGACGGAGAGGTCGGTGAGGCACGAACCGGGTGAGGCGATTGGTCGAAGCAAATACGAGCACCTGAAGCAGGCCGCCCGACGGGTAAAGTCGGTCATGCTTCCCTTTCTCGCCCTGATCTTGACGCCCCGATTCGTCGACGTCACCACCGCGATGGGAATGCAGATCGGCAACGACCAAGCCTGTTGGGTCGACGTCGATAACGACGGCTGGACCGACCTGATCGCGGGCGGCGTTGTTTGGCACAACGAGAAAGGAAAAGGGTTCACCAAATTAGCCGAAGGCGTCGGCATGGTCGTCGCCGCCGACATGGACAACGACGGCTACCCCGACCTCTTCTCGTGGTCCCAAACCAAGCTCTATCGCAATGTCGGCGGAAAATCTTTCACAGCCGTCCCCCTCCCGACGATGCCGCCGACCGTATCCCGAGGAGCCTGCTGGGGCGATTTCGACAACGACGGCCTCGTCGATCTCTACATTGGCGGCTATGAAGATTGGGACAAGCAGATCACCTATCCCAGCTTCATCCTCATGAACCGAGGAGCCAAGGGATTCGAGGTCACCTGGACCGACGCGACCTATCGCAGTCGCGGCATCACCGCCTGCGACTTCAACCGCGACGGATGGCTCGACGTCTACGCCTCAAACTACCGCCTCCAGCCAAACGAGCTTTGGGTGAATGACGGCAAAGGCAAGTTTGCCAGCCGAGCTGGCGAATTCAACGCGATTGCTACCTCGGCCGGATTCGATGGTGGACACTCTATCGGCGCGGCATGGGGCGACTTCGATAATGACGGCGAATTCGACCTTTTCGCCGGAAACTTTGCCCACGTCGATAGCCGGGGCGACCAACCCAAGTCGCGCCTCCTGCATAATCTCGGCCCCAAAAGCGGCTATAAATTCGAGGACAAGGGGACCTGCGGAGTCTGGTACCAGGAGTCTTACGCCTCCCCCGCCGCCGCCGACTTCGACAACGACACCAATCTCGATTTCTACTTCACCACCGTGTACGGCACCGCCTCGTTCAACAAGCCCAACTTCCCAGTGCTGTACCGCAACGAAGGGGACTTCAAGTTTGCCGACGTGACCGAGGGGAGCGGGCTGGAGAAGCAGGTTCCAACCTACCAAGCCGCCTTTGCCGACTTCCGCAACGATGGCCGCCTCGGACTCTGCACCGCCGGAAAGCTCTTTGCCAACGAAGGCGACGCTCACCAATGGATCGACGTTCGGCTCGAAGGCGACGGCAAGCGCATCAATCGAAGCGCTATCGGCGCCCAAGTACGAATCAAGCTCAAGAACAAGACGCTCACTCGTCAAGTCGAAGCCGGGACCGGCGAAGG
It includes:
- a CDS encoding response regulator, with amino-acid sequence MSKNSKLLIVDDELNIRRILQMAFEKMGHQVLVAEDARVALQLLESNNFDLVITDVTMPGMTGYELQNIIHENQPDLPVIIMTAYGTIPQAVAAIRNGAYEYVTKPFDLDQLKKIVVSALGGGETLKKTVKKASKPGLGGDPFLAASPAMQQVLETVRQVADSKATVMIGGESGVGKEVVANALHTLSSRSKKPFVAVSCAALPETLLESELFGYEKGAFTGANGSKVGRFEAANEGTLFLDEIGEIPHLVQVKLLRVLQEREIERLGSTKPTKIDVRLITATHRDLRAAVDAGSFRLDLLYRLQVVEILIPPLRERIEDIVPLAELFMAKFAAENGRDPLHFGPEAVKALHAYPWPGNVRELENTIERAMVLAPAASNELETRLLPERIQKAA